In Ancalomicrobiaceae bacterium S20, the following proteins share a genomic window:
- a CDS encoding alpha/beta fold hydrolase, giving the protein MLSFRFAMVFLGVCAALLVSLALYSRFEAARIESRFPPVGRFESVDGVRLHFVDVPAGPGAQARDGLPILFIHGASGNLNDPMAAFRAALEGKRRMIFVDRPGHGYSERGRGDAAAPARQAALLAGLLDRLGIARAIVVGHSWGGSVAAAMAVERADKVAGLVFVAPATHPGRAA; this is encoded by the coding sequence ATGCTCTCATTCAGGTTTGCGATGGTCTTTCTCGGCGTCTGTGCCGCCTTGCTCGTCTCGCTCGCGCTCTACAGCCGTTTCGAGGCGGCGCGGATCGAGTCGCGGTTTCCGCCGGTCGGCCGGTTCGAAAGCGTCGACGGCGTGCGGCTGCATTTCGTCGATGTGCCGGCCGGACCGGGGGCGCAGGCGCGCGACGGGCTACCCATCCTGTTCATTCATGGCGCGAGCGGCAATCTGAACGACCCGATGGCGGCGTTCCGTGCCGCCCTCGAGGGCAAGCGCCGGATGATCTTCGTCGATCGACCGGGACACGGCTACAGCGAGCGGGGGCGGGGCGATGCGGCGGCGCCGGCCCGGCAGGCGGCGCTGCTCGCCGGCCTGCTCGACCGGCTCGGCATCGCGCGGGCGATCGTGGTCGGTCATTCCTGGGGCGGGTCGGTCGCCGCGGCGATGGCGGTCGAACGCGCCGACAAGGTCGCGGGCCTCGTGTTCGTCGCACCGGCGACGCACCCTGGCCGGGCGGCGTGA
- a CDS encoding mannose-1-phosphate guanylyltransferase/mannose-6-phosphate isomerase, with protein sequence MTVVPVILCGGSGSRLWPASRESYPKQFLSFSGEKTLFQETVERVVGPDFDARPIVVTGSDYRFLVAEQLRALGIEADIVLEPGRRDSAAAIAAAAAIALRRDPKALVIVLAADHAMPDRDGFIAHVRRGRAAAEAGRIVTFGIRPSQPATGYGYIKPGAELTATPGANAIEAFVEKPDAATAERYVTEGYLWNSGNFLFAASVFLDELARLEPTIAAPVVEAVEKAAHDLDFLRLDPETFMMAKSMSVDYAVMEKTKLAAVVPSDFAWSDVGAWSAVWDLADKDEAGNAADGDAVFMKSSGCYVQSHGLLTAVVGLDDVVVVTSRDAVLVAARDKAEDVKKLVVELTARKRPEATEHLRVYRPWGAYERIAIGTRYQVKRITVNPGSKLSLQSHFHRAEHWVVVSGTARVTVDDMVKTLTENQSVYIPLGAVHRMENPGRIPLELIEVQSGSYTGEDDIVRYEDIYNRS encoded by the coding sequence ATGACTGTTGTTCCCGTGATCCTCTGCGGTGGTTCCGGTTCGCGCCTCTGGCCGGCGTCTCGTGAAAGCTATCCCAAGCAGTTCCTTTCGTTCTCTGGCGAGAAGACCCTGTTTCAGGAGACGGTGGAACGCGTTGTCGGTCCGGATTTCGACGCTCGTCCGATCGTCGTAACGGGGTCGGATTATCGCTTCCTGGTCGCCGAGCAGTTGCGCGCGCTCGGCATCGAGGCAGATATCGTCCTCGAGCCCGGCCGGCGCGACAGTGCCGCGGCGATCGCCGCCGCTGCCGCGATCGCCTTGCGTCGCGATCCCAAGGCCCTGGTGATCGTGCTCGCCGCCGATCATGCCATGCCGGATCGCGACGGTTTCATCGCCCATGTTCGACGTGGTCGCGCTGCGGCCGAGGCCGGGCGTATCGTCACCTTCGGCATCCGCCCGTCGCAACCGGCGACCGGCTATGGGTATATCAAGCCTGGTGCCGAGCTTACCGCCACGCCGGGTGCCAATGCCATCGAGGCCTTCGTCGAGAAGCCCGACGCGGCAACGGCCGAGCGGTACGTCACCGAGGGCTATCTCTGGAACTCGGGCAACTTCCTGTTCGCCGCCAGCGTGTTCCTGGATGAGCTGGCCCGGCTCGAGCCGACCATTGCCGCCCCGGTCGTGGAGGCCGTCGAAAAGGCCGCGCATGATCTCGACTTCCTGCGTCTCGACCCTGAAACCTTCATGATGGCGAAGTCGATGTCGGTCGACTATGCCGTGATGGAGAAGACCAAGCTCGCCGCGGTCGTGCCGTCGGATTTCGCCTGGTCGGATGTCGGCGCCTGGTCGGCGGTATGGGATCTGGCCGACAAGGACGAGGCCGGCAACGCTGCCGATGGCGATGCCGTGTTCATGAAGTCGTCCGGCTGCTACGTGCAATCGCACGGGCTCCTAACGGCCGTGGTGGGGCTCGACGACGTCGTCGTGGTCACCAGCCGCGACGCCGTGCTGGTCGCGGCGCGCGACAAGGCCGAGGACGTCAAGAAGCTCGTTGTCGAACTGACCGCGCGCAAGCGGCCCGAGGCGACGGAGCATCTGCGCGTCTATCGGCCGTGGGGTGCCTACGAGCGCATCGCGATCGGCACGCGCTATCAGGTCAAGCGTATCACCGTGAACCCGGGCTCGAAGCTGTCGCTGCAGAGCCATTTCCACCGCGCCGAGCACTGGGTGGTGGTGTCGGGCACGGCCCGCGTCACCGTCGACGACATGGTCAAGACTCTGACCGAGAATCAGTCGGTCTACATCCCGCTCGGTGCGGTGCACCGGATGGAGAACCCCGGTCGAATCCCGCTCGAGCTGATCGAGGTTCAGTCCGGTTCCTACACCGGCGAGGACGACATCGTCCGCTACGAGGACATCTACAACCGCAGCTGA
- a CDS encoding DUF1036 domain-containing protein: MIFPSQASAELRVCNKTSSRVGIAIGYKDDKAWKTEGWWNLPASSCETLLAGPLSSRYYYVYAIDYDRGGEWSGRSYMCTEEKTFTINGVEDCIRRGKERTGFFEIDTGEQRAWTVQLTEPGRASLGSASATPQ; this comes from the coding sequence ATGATCTTCCCCAGTCAGGCCAGCGCCGAACTGCGCGTCTGCAACAAGACTTCGAGCCGCGTCGGCATCGCCATCGGCTACAAGGACGACAAGGCCTGGAAGACCGAGGGCTGGTGGAACCTGCCGGCCTCGAGCTGCGAGACGCTGCTCGCCGGCCCATTGTCCTCCCGCTACTACTACGTCTATGCGATCGATTATGACCGCGGCGGCGAATGGAGCGGCCGGTCGTACATGTGCACCGAAGAGAAGACTTTTACGATCAACGGCGTCGAGGATTGCATCCGCCGCGGTAAGGAGCGCACCGGCTTCTTCGAGATCGACACCGGCGAACAGCGCGCCTGGACCGTGCAGCTGACAGAGCCCGGCCGCGCGAGCCTCGGCTCGGCCTCCGCCACCCCCCAGTAA
- the pyk gene encoding pyruvate kinase, with protein MRRNRRVKILATLGPASGNPAMIEKLWRAGADVFRINMSHTSHDRLAELVAMIRDVETRVGRPIGILADLQGPKLRVGTFAGGPTELENGATFVLDSDPTPGDATRAYLPHPEILSAVQPGHRLLVDDGKIRLRCTAKEGADKIVATVEVGGKISDRKGVSLPDTELPIGALTEKDRADLDAALAQGADWIALSFVQRPDDLAEVRKIARGRSGIMAKIEKPQAIERLGEIVELSDAIMVARGDLGVEMPLEVVPSLQKQMTRLCRRAGKPVIVATQMLESMITSPVPTRAEVSDVATAVYEGADAVMLSAESAAGKFPSEAVAMMNAIAERTELDPTYRMIIAAQRSEPEATGADAICAAARQIAETLNLAAIVCLTASGSTGIRASRERPLSPIIALTPHANMARRLALVWGMHCVVSEDAHDVDDMVDRACRTSFAEGFAKPGQRIIVVGGVPFGTPGSTNMLRIAFVGANGSGAV; from the coding sequence ATGAGACGGAACCGTCGCGTGAAGATCCTGGCCACGCTCGGGCCCGCCTCGGGCAATCCGGCCATGATCGAGAAGCTCTGGCGCGCAGGTGCGGATGTGTTCCGCATCAACATGAGCCACACGAGCCACGACCGTCTCGCCGAACTGGTCGCCATGATCCGCGACGTCGAGACCAGGGTCGGCCGGCCGATCGGCATCCTCGCCGACCTGCAGGGCCCGAAGCTGCGCGTCGGCACCTTCGCCGGCGGCCCGACCGAACTCGAAAACGGCGCGACCTTCGTCCTCGACAGCGATCCGACCCCCGGCGACGCCACGCGCGCCTACCTGCCGCATCCGGAGATCCTGAGCGCGGTCCAGCCCGGCCATCGCCTGCTGGTCGACGACGGCAAGATCCGTCTGCGCTGCACGGCCAAGGAGGGCGCGGACAAGATCGTCGCGACCGTCGAGGTCGGCGGCAAGATTTCCGACCGCAAGGGCGTCAGCCTGCCCGACACCGAACTGCCGATCGGCGCGCTGACCGAGAAGGACCGCGCCGATCTCGATGCCGCGCTGGCGCAGGGCGCCGACTGGATCGCGCTCTCCTTCGTGCAGCGCCCGGACGATCTCGCCGAGGTGCGCAAGATCGCGCGCGGCCGTTCCGGCATCATGGCCAAGATCGAGAAGCCGCAAGCGATCGAGCGCCTCGGCGAGATCGTCGAACTCTCCGACGCGATCATGGTCGCCCGCGGCGATCTCGGCGTCGAGATGCCGCTCGAGGTGGTGCCGTCGCTGCAGAAGCAGATGACGCGTCTCTGCCGCCGCGCCGGCAAGCCGGTGATCGTCGCGACCCAGATGCTGGAGAGCATGATCACCTCGCCGGTGCCGACCCGCGCCGAGGTCTCCGACGTCGCGACCGCCGTCTACGAGGGCGCCGACGCGGTGATGCTCTCGGCCGAGTCCGCCGCCGGCAAGTTCCCGTCCGAGGCGGTCGCGATGATGAACGCCATCGCCGAACGCACCGAACTCGACCCGACCTATCGCATGATCATCGCGGCACAACGCTCCGAGCCGGAGGCGACCGGCGCCGATGCGATCTGCGCCGCCGCGCGCCAGATCGCCGAGACACTGAACCTCGCCGCCATCGTCTGCCTGACCGCGTCCGGCTCGACCGGCATCCGCGCCTCGCGCGAACGGCCGCTGTCGCCGATCATCGCGCTGACGCCGCACGCCAACATGGCGCGCCGGCTGGCGCTGGTCTGGGGCATGCACTGCGTGGTCTCGGAAGACGCCCACGACGTCGACGACATGGTCGACCGCGCCTGCCGCACCTCCTTCGCCGAAGGCTTCGCCAAGCCCGGCCAGCGCATCATCGTGGTCGGTGGCGTGCCCTTCGGCACGCCCGGCTCGACCAACATGCTGCGCATCGCCTTCGTCGGCGCCAACGGCTCCGGCGCGGTCTGA
- the ykgO gene encoding type B 50S ribosomal protein L36 — protein MKIKNSLKSLRGRHRDNRLVRRKGRVYIINKTNPRFKARQG, from the coding sequence ATGAAAATCAAGAACTCGCTCAAGTCCCTGCGCGGTCGCCATCGCGACAACCGTCTCGTCCGTCGCAAGGGCCGCGTCTACATCATCAACAAGACCAACCCGCGCTTCAAGGCCCGCCAGGGCTGA
- a CDS encoding tetratricopeptide repeat protein yields the protein MPEPRVLPEPPGPGAKPRLPGGHPPIPFGRGRETASLDELFARLKRAPSDDVASFNRQKIELKWLESGSDTVDLLMSRALMALQADNKSLALDLLDAILILKPDFAEAHNRRATVYFMNKDFGRSIAEVETVLRLEPRHFGALVGLAGMLKELDRKKEALAVYRRALDLDPRLPNAAKEAAELATEVEGREL from the coding sequence TTGCCGGAACCGCGCGTGCTGCCCGAGCCGCCGGGCCCCGGCGCCAAGCCGCGCCTGCCGGGCGGGCATCCGCCGATCCCGTTCGGACGCGGGCGCGAGACGGCGAGCCTCGACGAGCTGTTCGCCCGGCTGAAGCGGGCGCCGAGCGACGATGTCGCGAGCTTCAATCGGCAGAAGATCGAACTCAAATGGCTCGAATCCGGCAGCGACACCGTCGATCTCCTGATGTCGCGCGCGCTGATGGCGCTGCAGGCCGACAACAAGAGCCTCGCGCTCGACCTGCTCGACGCGATCCTGATCCTGAAGCCGGATTTCGCCGAGGCGCATAACCGGCGCGCCACCGTCTACTTCATGAACAAGGACTTCGGCCGCTCGATCGCCGAAGTCGAGACCGTGCTGCGGCTCGAGCCGAGGCACTTCGGTGCGCTGGTCGGGCTCGCCGGCATGCTCAAGGAGCTCGACCGCAAGAAGGAAGCGCTCGCGGTCTATCGGCGCGCGCTGGACCTCGACCCGCGCCTTCCCAACGCTGCCAAGGAGGCTGCGGAACTGGCGACCGAGGTCGAGGGCCGCGAGCTCTGA